Below is a window of Vibrio gazogenes DNA.
AATCGACGCGATGAACGGTATTTTTTGAATATAAATAAATATCAAGTATTTGTTTTTAAATGATTTTTTATGCATGTCATAAAGTTCCGTTACTTGAAAAATTTAATCTATATTTATTTTTTTTTACGACTTTTGCTTCATATTTAGAATAATGTTCTGTGGCATGGATCAATTTTCTATATGGGTAAGTCAGTGTTCAGGTTTGGCGGTGTCAAAGATTTCTAAATTGAGGTCTTGAATTTAGATGATTTCACGACCAACTTTGTTTACACTGAGATAATCAATTTGAATGAAAAACTACCTAATCCTTGGGATTGGGTAGTTTTGTTTTGTCCAAAGATAACTTTGGTTTCGAGGTATAAAATGGAAAAAGTTCCAATGACGGTTCGTGGCGAGCAACTCCTTCGTGAAGAGCTTGACCGACTCCTGAAATTAAGGCCAAAGATTTCACAGGCGATTGCTGAAGCTCGTGAACTGGGAGATCTGAAGGAAAATGCAGAGTATCATGCAGCCCGGGAAGAACAGGGAATCTGTGAAGCCCAAATTCGTGATATCGAATATAAACTCTCCGTAGCTCAAGTGATTGATGTGACTAAGCTTGATAATTCCGGCAAAATTATTTTTGGTTCAACGGTCACGTTGGTCGATGTGGAAACCGATGAAGAAAAAAGTTACCAGATTGTCGGTGATGATGAAGCCGATATAAAAGCGGGACGTATTTCAGTCAGTTCTCCGATTGCCCGGGGGCTGATTGGCAAGGTTGAAGGGGATGAAGTCACCATCGTCACTCCCGGTGGTGAAAAAACTTTCGATATCGATAGCGTCGAATATAAGTAAAAACGGCAATGATGATTGATCGATATTTTGCTGCAATGTAATAAAAAAGCCGCTTCAGCGGCTTTTTTTACTTTCTGGGAATTTCAATTCTTCGCTGTTCTGAAGGACGATATAACACCAGCACTTTGCCGATGGTTTGAATTTTTTCAGCACCGGTTTCGCGAATAATTGCATCAATAATCAGCTGCTTGGTTTCCCGATCTTCTGAGACAACTTTGACTTTGATTAATTCGTGATGATCAAGTGCAATCTCGATCTCTGCAAGCACGGCTTCTGTCAGGCCATTTGCGCCCATGAGAACGACGGGTTTCAAATGGTGGGCTAAGCCCTTTAAATGCTGTTTTTGTTTTGTGCTTAGGTTCATGATGCAGCCAATTTAATTTACTATATTAGGGTTGAAAACAACTATTTTAGCGCCATCTATGGAAGATGACCACATCTTCCGTCCTTTGTTTATCTGGTGAAGTGATTTGTATTGGAACAGAAATGAGTAAAAATAAGCATTCTGCGAGCTCAGGCCGATGGCTGAAAGAGCATTTTGATGATAAATATGTAAATGATGCGAAGAAGAAAGGTTATCGTTCCCGTGCTATCTTCAAACTAGAAGAGATCCAAGGGAAAGATAAACTGCTCAAACCTGGCATGACCGTGGTTGATTTGGGCGCAGCCCCTGGTGGGTGGTCTCAATATGCCGTGAATATTGTCGGTGATTCGGGGCAGGTTATCGCGTGTGATATTTTACCGATGGATTCGATTGCCGGCGTTGCCTTTCTTCAAGGGGACTTTCGGGAAGAGGCCATTCTAAATGCCTTACTCGATAGAATTTCTCCGAACCTTGTCGATGTCGTGATGTCTGATATGGCACCGAATATGGCTGGAAATTTATCCGTTGATCAGCCCAGAGCAATGTATTTGGTAGAATTGGCTCTCGACATGTGTCGACAAGTACTTGCTGAGAATGGTAGCTTTATCGTCAAGGTGTTTCAGGGAGAAGGCTTTGACCAATACGTGAAAGATGTCCGGTCACTGTTTAAAGTGGTAAAAATAAGAAAACCAGACTCATCGAGAGCACGCTCTCGGGAAGTCTATATTGTAGCAACTGGTTACAAAGGGTAACCATTTACGGGGCTCGGGCGTTACCGATACGGTAGCGACATACTATAATCTGTAGTACCCTACCTTTAATTACAACTAGTTATCGCGAGGCTTACACCTTGAGTGACATGGCAAAAAATTTAATATTATGGCTGGTTATCGCCGTTGTCTTAATGTCCGTATTTCAGAGCTTTGGCCCTGGAGATAATAGTGGCAGGGCGGTTGACTACACCACTTTCGTAAAAGAAGTAGGGCAGGGTCAAATTCAGGAAGCTCAATTCAAAGATAGTGAGATTACTTTTACCCGCCGAGGCAGTAGTACTCATTATGTCACGTACATGCCAGTGTACGATCAGAAGCTACTCGATGATCTGATTAATCAGAATGTAAAAGTTCAAGGGACACCTCCTGAAGAACAAAGCTTACTGGGGACAATTTTCATCTCTTGGTTCCCGATGATTCTCTTGATCGGTGTCTGGATCTTCTTTATGCGACAGATGCAGGGCGGTGGTGGTAAAGGTGCCATGTCGTTCGGCAAGAGCAAAGCCCGCATGATGACGGAAGAGCAGATTAAAACAACGTTCGGTGACGTTGCTGGTTGTGATGAAGCGAAAGAAGATGTGAAAGAGCTTGTCGATTACCTGCGTGATCCGAGCCGTTTCCAAAAACTTGGCGGAAAAATTCCAACCGGCGTTTTAATGGTTGGTCCTCCGGGTACCGGGAAAACGTTGCTGGCGAAGGCGATTGCCGGCGAAGCGAAAGTTCCTTTCTTTACCATTTCAGGTTCTGATTTTGTTGAAATGTTCGTTGGGGTCGGTGCTTCTCGGGTCAGAGATATGTTTGAGCAAGCCAAAAAGGCTTCTCCTTGTATTATATTCATCGATGAAATTGATGCTGTCGGGCGTCAGCGCGGCGCAGGTGTCGGTGGTGGACACGATGAACGTGAACAGACATTGAACCAGATGTTGGTTGAAATGGATGGTTTTGAAGGGCACGAAGGCATCATTGTTATCGCTGCAACCAACCGTCCGGATGTATTGGACCCAGCGTTGTTACGTCCCGGTCGTTTCGACCGTCAGGTTGTGGTTGGACTGCCGGATATCCGTGGGCGTGAACAAATCCTGAAAGTTCACATGCGTAAAGTGCCTATTTCTAATGATGTCAATGCTTCACTGATTGCTCGTGGTACACCAGGATTCTCAGGCGCGGACTTGGCCAACTTGGTCAATGAAGCCGCACTGTTTGCGGCGCGTGGGAATAAACGCAATGTCTCGATGGTTGAGTTTGAACTGGCGAAAGACAAAATTATGATGGGTGCTGAGCGGCGTTCCATGGTGATGTCAGAGGAAATCAAAGCATCAACAGCATATCATGAAGCTGGACACGCGATTGTCGGACGTTTGGTCCCAGAGCATGACCCGGTGTATAAAGTATCGATTATTCCGCGTGGTCGGGCTCTAGGTGTCACGATGTACTTACCGGAGCAAGATCGCATCAGTATGTCTCGGCAACATCTGGAATCGATGATTTCCAGCCTTTATGGTGGACGTTTGGCTGAAGAACTGATTTATGGTGTGGATAAAGTATCAACTGGTGCGTCGAACGATATTGAGCGCGCGACTGATATTGCACGTAAAATGGTGACTCAGTGGGGATTCTCGGAAAAATTAGGTCCGTTGTTATATACCGAAGAAGAGGGTGAAGTCTTTCTTGGTCGGAGTGTGACAAAAACGAAGCACATGTCTGATGATACGGCAAAGCTGATCGATGACGAGATTCGGAAGATTATTGACCGAAACTACGAGAGAGCGAAAAAAATCCTGTTGGATAATATGGATATCATGCATTCGATGAAAGATGCTTTGATGAAGTATGAAACAATCGATGCAGGCCAGATCGATGATTTGATGGAGCGAAAATCTGAAATTAGAGACCCAGCCGGATGGGTTGAACAGGATTTAAACGCTCAGGAAAAAAAGAAGTCTACTGAACCGAAAAATGATACGACACCTGATGACCCTCAAAATGAGGAACAACAGGACAAATCAGATAGTGATGATCAAAGTGGACGAACTGAGTAAATCGTTTTGTTGCTGAAAAAAAGCCCCGGTATTGTCGGGGCTTTTGCTATTATGGGAGTATTATGGATATTCGGACATCCAATAAAACCTTAAGTTTAAGTGAGCCTCAGGTGATGGGGATTTTGAATACGACGCCTGATTCTTTTTCTGATGGCGGGCGGTTTGTCTCTCTGAAGCAAGCACTAGCTCATGCAGACTCGATGATTCAGGCTGGTGCGACGATTATTGATGTCGGGGGGGAATCAACTCGTCCCGGTGCTGCTGAAGTGACCGTTGAAGAAGAATTAAACCGAGTGATTCCTGTTGTCCGTGCTATTCGAGAAAAGTACCCGGACATATGGATTTCTGTTGATACAAGTAAAGCTGAAGTCATGCAGCAGAGCATTGATGCCGGTGCAGATCTGATTAATGATATTCGTTCACTTCAGGAGCCGGGCGCATTAGCTGTTGTCGCGAAAGCGGATATTCCTGTTTGTTTAATGCATATGCAAGGGCAGCCCGGAACTATGCAGGAACGTCCTGAATATCGTGATGTTATTCAGGAAGTCTACACGTTTTTGAAGGACAGAATTGCCGTATGCGAGGAAGCTGGTATACGACGAGAAAATATTATTCTTGATCCTGGCTTTGGATTTGGTAAAACCCTTGCGCATAATTACCATTTATTAGCCAATCTAAACACCTTTCATCAGTTTGGTCTGCCGCTGTTGATTGGTCTGTCCAGAAAATCGATGTTGCATAAATTTCTGGGCAAACACCCCGCTGATTGCATGGTCGCAAGTGTGGTTTGTGCCGCGGTTGCTGCAATGCAAGGCGCACAGATCTTTCGGGTTCATGATGTTGATGAAACCGTTGAAGCGATGAAAATAATCAGTATGATTCAAGCCAATCAATGATAAGAAAATAGGAATATCGATGTCGAATCACAGGCGTTATTTTGGTACCGACGGCGTCCGAGGAAAGGTCGGACAATTCCCTATCACTCCTGATTTTGTGATGAAGCTTGGATGGGCTGCCGGTCGGGTTCTATCGAAACAGGGAACCCGTAAAGTGATTATCGGAAAGGATACTCGCATCTCCGGCTATATGTTGGAGTCAGCTCTGGAAGCTGGTTTAGCTGCGGCCGGGCTCGAAGCAACGTTAACTGGCCCGATGCCCACACCGGCAGTTGCCTATCTGACACAAACCTTTCGTGCTGAAGCCGGAATCGTGATTTCTGCATCTCATAATCCATATGATGATAACGGCATTAAATTTTTTTCCTCTGAGGGAACAAAGCTGCCTGATGAGGTGGAGCTCGAAATTGAACAAGAGCTGGATAAGGTGATTGAGTGTGTTCCTTCAGCTGAATTAGGTAAAGCGTCACGTCTAACTGATGCTGCCGGGCGTTATATCGAGTTTTGCAAGAGTACTTTCCCATCCAGTCTAAGCTTGGCTGGATTAAAAATTGTTGTCGATTGTGCTCATGGCGCAACTTATCATATTGCACCAAGTGTTTTCAGAGAGTTGGGTGCAGATGTCATTGCTATTGGCGTGAATCCAAATGGTTTAAACATCAATGAACAGGTCGGTGCGACCGATATTCGCGCGCTCCAGCATAAAGTACTGGAAGAAAAAGCAGATATCGGATTGGCATTTGATGGCGACGGTGATCGTATTATCATGGTTGACGCATTGGGACGCAAAGTCGATGGCGACCAAATTGCCTATATCATTGCTCGTTACCTACTGCGCAAAGGAGAGCTGAAAGGTGGTGTTGTCGGGACGTTGATGACGAACCTCGGTATGGAGGTTGCGTTGAAACAACTGGGAATCCCCTTTGCCCGGGCTGCTGTCGGTGACCGGTATGTTATGGAAAAACTGTTGGAGAAAAACTGGAAAATCGGGGCAGAGAACTCAGGACATGTGATCTTATTGGATAAGATGACAACCGGAGATGCAATTGTAGCTGCGCTACAGGTTTTGACCGCTGTTGTGGATAGTGAGATGTCACTGAGTGAATTATCCAACGGTATGAAGCTTTTCCCTCAGGTACTGGAAAATGTCCGTTTCAGTGGCGATTCCAATCCACTCGATGCTGAGGCAGTGAAACAATGTGTTGAGGCAGTTGAAGCTGAACTAGGCGATAAAGGTCGGGTGCTGTTGAGAAAATCAGGCACTGAACCGTTACTTCGCGTGATGGTTGAGGGTGAAGATGAAGCACTCGTTCGGGAATCTGCATTGAAGATTGCTGACGTCGTGAAGTCAAATTGTTGAATGATCGAAAGGAACCGTTAAAATGACGGTTCCTGCCATCTGAATTTCTCCTTTCTGAATGATGAAAATACTGCAGTTGTCCCTTTTTTAACCGCTTAACCATGAATTTGAAAAAAAAGTAATTTATCCTCTTGCCAGTTTTCAATCCTTTCGTTAGTATTGCCCCCACTTCCGATACGGAGGTCGCTAGCCTAGTTCAAGTCGATAGATAAGAACGGCGCTGGCTCAACAATTTGGAACATAGGTGGATATGTTATGTTTACAGTTCTACTTGTGATTTACCTGTTGGCAGCGGTTGCTATCATCGGATTGGTGTTGATTCAACAAGGTAAAGGCGCAGATATGGGAGCCTCATTTGGGGCCGGTGCTTCAAATACAGTATTTGGTGCCGGTGGCTCTGGAAATTTCTTGACCCGAATGACTGCAATTTTTGCAATTGTATTCTTAATCGTTAGTCTGGTTTTAGGGAATTTATCAACACATAAAGCGAAGTCGCAATGGGTTGATCCCGCTCAGGATAAAGTAGTTCAAGAGCAAACAAAGACTGATGACGGTGTTCCTGCTGACGACTCAAACGGCAGTGAAATACCACAGTAAGAAGAATTTAGCCGAGATGGTGAAATTGGTAGACACACTAGCATGAGGTGCTAGCGCCTATGGTGTGAGGGTTCGAGTCCCTCTCTCGGCACCATTATTCTTTACAAACTTGTAAATGAAGATTGAGAGCGTATAATGCTCAGCAAGTCGGACGCGGGGTGGAGCAGTTTGGTAGCTCGTCGGGCTCATAACCCGAAGGTCGTCGGTTCAAATCCGGCCCCCGCAACCAATTCTTGAATTGGTTGTTGCAGGTTTGATAGTGAGAAGGTTTATCTCACTATATGTTAAGACACTGTCTTAACATTCAGGGTCCAGCATAGATAAAAACCCCGACTATCGGGGTTTTTTATTATCTGATTCTTGTGTATGAGCAGCAATCACTGTTCATATATCGAAGATTTGGTCTGTTTGCTTGGAATTGAAATTGGGCTCATAGCCCTTTTTTTGTTTCTGGAGTCGTTTAAATGACAGGGTTAGAAAAACAACTTTCTGAATTACTTGAAGCACCTGTTGTTGCTGCAGGTTATGAATTAGTCGGATTAGAATTTGTTCGTGCCGGAGCACATTCGACACTACGAATTTATATTGATCACGACAACGGTATTACTGTGGATGACTGTGCTGAGGTTAGTCGTCAGGTCAGTGCTGTGCTTGATGTAGAAGATCCTATTTCTGTGGCCTATAACCTTGAAGTTTCTTCACCTGGCATGGACAGACCTTTATTTAAATCTGAACACTATGAACAATTTATTGGTCACGAGGTCAATATTGTTTTGAAAATGGCTGTTGGAAACCGCCGCAAATGGAAAGGTATCATCCAATCGGTTGATGGTGAAACCATTGTGGTTACTGTTGATGGGCAAGAAGAACCATTCGCGCTCAGCAATATTTCAAAAGCTAATCTGATCCCTAAATTTTAAGTCTTAAAGAGGCTGGAAATAATGAGTAAAGAAATTTTAGCGGTAGTTGAGGCGGTTTCAAACGAGAAGGCTGTTCCTCGTGAACGTATTTTTGAAGCGCTTGAAACTGCGTTAGCAACCTCGACTAAGAAAAAATACGAAATTGATATTGATGTTCGCGTTGAGATTGATAGAAAGACCGGAGAGTTTGAAACTTTCCGTCGCTGGTTGGTTGTAGAAGAAGTTCAGAATCCGACCAAAGAGATTTCAGTCGAAGCAGCTCAATTTGATGATGACTCGATTGAGCTGGGTGATTTTATTGAAGATCAAATTGAATCGGTTAAGTTTGACCGAATCACGACTCAGACGGCAAAACAGGTTATTGTCCAGAAAGTTCGTGAAGCTGAACGGGCACAGATTGTTGAGCAGTTTATTGATAATGAAGGTGAGCTTGTCACCGGTGCAGTAAAGAAAGTTAACCGAGATAGTATTATTCTTGATCTCGGCAATAACGCAGAAGCTGTGATTTTGCGTGAAGATCAACTTCCCCGAGAAAACTTCCGTCCTGGTGACCGCGTTCGTGGCCTGCTTTATGCGGTTAGACCTGAAGCGCGTGGGTTCCAGCTCTTCATCACTCGTTCTAAGCCTGAAATGTTGGCTGAATTATTCCGTGTTGAAGTCCCTGAGATTGGTGAAGAATTAATTGAGCTGAAAGCCGCATCTCGCGACCCGGGTTCAAGAGCTAAAATCGCAGTGAAAACCAACGATAAGCGCATTGACCCAGTTGGTGCATGTGTTGGGATGCGTGGGGCCCGGGTTCAGGCGGTTTCCGGTGAATTGGGTGGTGAGCGTATTGATATCGTGTTGTGGGACGATAACCCAGCTCAATTTGTAATTAATGCAATGGCGCCA
It encodes the following:
- the ftsH gene encoding ATP-dependent zinc metalloprotease FtsH encodes the protein MSDMAKNLILWLVIAVVLMSVFQSFGPGDNSGRAVDYTTFVKEVGQGQIQEAQFKDSEITFTRRGSSTHYVTYMPVYDQKLLDDLINQNVKVQGTPPEEQSLLGTIFISWFPMILLIGVWIFFMRQMQGGGGKGAMSFGKSKARMMTEEQIKTTFGDVAGCDEAKEDVKELVDYLRDPSRFQKLGGKIPTGVLMVGPPGTGKTLLAKAIAGEAKVPFFTISGSDFVEMFVGVGASRVRDMFEQAKKASPCIIFIDEIDAVGRQRGAGVGGGHDEREQTLNQMLVEMDGFEGHEGIIVIAATNRPDVLDPALLRPGRFDRQVVVGLPDIRGREQILKVHMRKVPISNDVNASLIARGTPGFSGADLANLVNEAALFAARGNKRNVSMVEFELAKDKIMMGAERRSMVMSEEIKASTAYHEAGHAIVGRLVPEHDPVYKVSIIPRGRALGVTMYLPEQDRISMSRQHLESMISSLYGGRLAEELIYGVDKVSTGASNDIERATDIARKMVTQWGFSEKLGPLLYTEEEGEVFLGRSVTKTKHMSDDTAKLIDDEIRKIIDRNYERAKKILLDNMDIMHSMKDALMKYETIDAGQIDDLMERKSEIRDPAGWVEQDLNAQEKKKSTEPKNDTTPDDPQNEEQQDKSDSDDQSGRTE
- the rlmE gene encoding 23S rRNA (uridine(2552)-2'-O)-methyltransferase RlmE: MSKNKHSASSGRWLKEHFDDKYVNDAKKKGYRSRAIFKLEEIQGKDKLLKPGMTVVDLGAAPGGWSQYAVNIVGDSGQVIACDILPMDSIAGVAFLQGDFREEAILNALLDRISPNLVDVVMSDMAPNMAGNLSVDQPRAMYLVELALDMCRQVLAENGSFIVKVFQGEGFDQYVKDVRSLFKVVKIRKPDSSRARSREVYIVATGYKG
- the secG gene encoding preprotein translocase subunit SecG; translated protein: MFTVLLVIYLLAAVAIIGLVLIQQGKGADMGASFGAGASNTVFGAGGSGNFLTRMTAIFAIVFLIVSLVLGNLSTHKAKSQWVDPAQDKVVQEQTKTDDGVPADDSNGSEIPQ
- the rimP gene encoding ribosome maturation factor RimP, which codes for MTGLEKQLSELLEAPVVAAGYELVGLEFVRAGAHSTLRIYIDHDNGITVDDCAEVSRQVSAVLDVEDPISVAYNLEVSSPGMDRPLFKSEHYEQFIGHEVNIVLKMAVGNRRKWKGIIQSVDGETIVVTVDGQEEPFALSNISKANLIPKF
- the glmM gene encoding phosphoglucosamine mutase; the protein is MSNHRRYFGTDGVRGKVGQFPITPDFVMKLGWAAGRVLSKQGTRKVIIGKDTRISGYMLESALEAGLAAAGLEATLTGPMPTPAVAYLTQTFRAEAGIVISASHNPYDDNGIKFFSSEGTKLPDEVELEIEQELDKVIECVPSAELGKASRLTDAAGRYIEFCKSTFPSSLSLAGLKIVVDCAHGATYHIAPSVFRELGADVIAIGVNPNGLNINEQVGATDIRALQHKVLEEKADIGLAFDGDGDRIIMVDALGRKVDGDQIAYIIARYLLRKGELKGGVVGTLMTNLGMEVALKQLGIPFARAAVGDRYVMEKLLEKNWKIGAENSGHVILLDKMTTGDAIVAALQVLTAVVDSEMSLSELSNGMKLFPQVLENVRFSGDSNPLDAEAVKQCVEAVEAELGDKGRVLLRKSGTEPLLRVMVEGEDEALVRESALKIADVVKSNC
- the nusA gene encoding transcription termination factor NusA; protein product: MSKEILAVVEAVSNEKAVPRERIFEALETALATSTKKKYEIDIDVRVEIDRKTGEFETFRRWLVVEEVQNPTKEISVEAAQFDDDSIELGDFIEDQIESVKFDRITTQTAKQVIVQKVREAERAQIVEQFIDNEGELVTGAVKKVNRDSIILDLGNNAEAVILREDQLPRENFRPGDRVRGLLYAVRPEARGFQLFITRSKPEMLAELFRVEVPEIGEELIELKAASRDPGSRAKIAVKTNDKRIDPVGACVGMRGARVQAVSGELGGERIDIVLWDDNPAQFVINAMAPADVASIIVDEDAHSMDIAVEADNLAQAIGRSGQNVRLASQLTGWELNVMTVEDLQKKHQEESTESIELFMKHLAIEQDFAELLVEEGFSTLEEVAYVPVNELLEVDGLDEDLVEELRTRAKDALTTLALAREESLDGGEPAEDLLNLSGLERDMAYKLAAKGVITLEDLADQGIDDLEGIEGLTEERAGELIMAARNICWFGEDA
- the greA gene encoding transcription elongation factor GreA; translated protein: MEKVPMTVRGEQLLREELDRLLKLRPKISQAIAEARELGDLKENAEYHAAREEQGICEAQIRDIEYKLSVAQVIDVTKLDNSGKIIFGSTVTLVDVETDEEKSYQIVGDDEADIKAGRISVSSPIARGLIGKVEGDEVTIVTPGGEKTFDIDSVEYK
- the yhbY gene encoding ribosome assembly RNA-binding protein YhbY, producing MNLSTKQKQHLKGLAHHLKPVVLMGANGLTEAVLAEIEIALDHHELIKVKVVSEDRETKQLIIDAIIRETGAEKIQTIGKVLVLYRPSEQRRIEIPRK
- the folP gene encoding dihydropteroate synthase — protein: MDIRTSNKTLSLSEPQVMGILNTTPDSFSDGGRFVSLKQALAHADSMIQAGATIIDVGGESTRPGAAEVTVEEELNRVIPVVRAIREKYPDIWISVDTSKAEVMQQSIDAGADLINDIRSLQEPGALAVVAKADIPVCLMHMQGQPGTMQERPEYRDVIQEVYTFLKDRIAVCEEAGIRRENIILDPGFGFGKTLAHNYHLLANLNTFHQFGLPLLIGLSRKSMLHKFLGKHPADCMVASVVCAAVAAMQGAQIFRVHDVDETVEAMKIISMIQANQ